The following proteins are encoded in a genomic region of Gossypium hirsutum isolate 1008001.06 chromosome D05, Gossypium_hirsutum_v2.1, whole genome shotgun sequence:
- the LOC107940688 gene encoding uroporphyrinogen-III synthase, chloroplastic isoform X2 — protein MALLSLSSLSPLAPPCPSFPLQLQTRISFSRARIGASSTSSPSTSQVIQHASSNPKVVVTRERGKNTKLIDALAEHGINCLELPLIQHLQGPDSDRLASVLSETAFDWIVITSPEAGSVFLEAWKAAGTPNVRIGVVGAGTASIFENLKQSSKQSLHVAFAPSKATGKVLASELPMDGNKRCTVLYPASVKASNEIEEGLSHRGFQVLRLNTYTTVPVDHVDHIVLEKAQSAPVVAVASPSAVRSWVNLISEPDSWSNAVACIGETTASAAKRLGLRNVYFPMQPGLDGWVGSILEALRAHDKF, from the exons ATGGCGTTACTTTCTCTCTCCTCTCTCAGTCCTCTCGCTCCGCCATGTCCGTCTTTTCCTTTGCAACTTCAAACGCGAATCTCTTTCTCTCGTGCCAGAATCGGAGCGTCTTCGACTTCGTCTCCGTCGACTTCGCAAGTGATTCAGCATGCTTCTTCGAATCCGAAAGTCGTCGTCACCAGGGAACGAGGCAAAAACACCAAGCTTATTGACGCTCTG GCCGAACATGGGATCAATTGCTTGGAACTTCCCCTTATTCAGCATTTACAAGGGCCTGACTCGGATAGGCTTGCTTCTGTTTTAAGTG AAACGGCGTTTGACTGGATTGTCATAACTTCACCTGAAGCTGGTTCGGTCTTTCTTGAGGCATGGAA GGCAGCAGGAACACCAAATGTTAGGATTGGTGTTGTTGGAGCTGGTACTGCAAGTATATTTGAGAATCTAAAGCAATCATCAAAGCAATCACTTCATGTTGCATTTGCACCATCAAAAG CAACAGGCAAAGTTTTGGCTTCAGAGCTTCCAATGGATGGGAATAAGAGATGCACTGTCTTATATCCAGCTTCAGTGAAGGCTAGCAATGAGATTG AAGAAGGCTTGTCTCATCGTGGATTTCAGGTTTTGAGGCTAAATACTTACACAACT GTACCTGTTGATCATGTTGACCATATTGTCTTGGAGAAGGCCCAATCTGCGCCGGTTGTTGCTGTTGCTTCACCTTCTGCGGTTCG ATCTTGGGTCAATCTCATTTCAGAGCCTGATTCTTGGAGCAATGCAGTGGCCTGTATTGGAGAGACAACTGCCTCCGCTGCAAAAAGATTAGGATTGAGAAATGTGTATTTCCCGATGCAGCCTGGACTTGATGG ATGGGTTGGTAGCATCCTTGAAGCCTTAAGGGCTCATGACAAATTTTAG
- the LOC107940676 gene encoding polyadenylate-binding protein RBP47 isoform X1, whose protein sequence is MQQNNGSDSQSPTQPSQEQNQRQQQPLQSHPQWVAMQYPTTAMVMQHQMMQPQHFVAPPPPPQHYMPYHHHHHQYQHHHGNAQHAQQQQGSNDGGENKTIWVGDLHHWMDENYLHSCFASIGEISSIKVIRNKQTGLSEGYGFVEFFSHATAEKVLQNYSGILMPNMEQPFRLNWATFSMGDKHSENGPDLSIFVGDLAADVTDSLLHETFASKYPSVKAVKVVIDANTGRSKGYGFVRFGDDTERSLAMTEMNGVYCSSRPMRIGAATPRKSSSYQQQYSLQGGYASNSASSQSDGDSSNTTIFVGGLDPNVTEEDLRQPFSQYGEIVSVKIPVGKGCGFVQFAGRNNAEEALQKLNGTIIGKQTVRLSWGRNPTNKQFRADYGNQWGGAYYGGAVYDGYGYAFPPPQNPGIYTAAYGVYPFYGSYQQQVN, encoded by the exons ATGCAACAAAACAACGGTTCGGATTCGCAATCACCAACACAACCTTCGCAGGAACAGAACCAGCGACAACAACAACCGCTACAATCGCATCCGCAGTGGGTGGCGATGCAGTATCCGACAACAGCTATGGTAATGCAGCATCAGATGATGCAACCGCAGCACTTTGTGGCGCCGCCACCTCCACCTCAGCACTACATGCCTTATCACCACCATCATCACCAATACCAGCACCACCATGGCAACGCGCAACACGCACAACAACAGCAAGGATCCAACGATGGCGGTGAGAACAAAACCATTTGGGTTGGTGATTTGCATCATTGGATGGACGAGAACTACCTTCATAGTTGTTTCGCTTCCATCGGCGAG ATTTCATCAATTAAGGTCATTCGCAATAAGCAGACTGGTCTGTCAGAAGGATATGGATTTGTGGAATTTTTTTCGCATGCAACAGCAGAGAAAGTTCTCCAAAATTATAGTGGCATTTTGATGCCTAATATGGAACAACCTTTCCGTCTGAACTGGGCAACTTTTAGCATGGGAGATAAGCACTCAGAAAATGGTCCTGATCTTTCTATTTTTGTAGGAGATTTAGCTGCAGATGTTACTGATAGCCTATTGCATGAAACCTTTGCTAGTAAATATCCTTCTGTTAAAGCTGTAAAAGTCGTAATTGATGCTAATACTGGTCGATCAAAGGGTTATGGTTTTGTGAGGTTTGGGGATGATACTGAGAGGTCACTTGCCATGACGGAAATGAATGGTGTATATTGTTCAAGCAGGCCTATGCGTATTGGTGCTGCAACTCCCAGGAAATCATCTAGCTATCAGCAACAGTATTCTTTACAAG GTGGTTATGCATCAAATAGTGCTTCATCCCAATCTGATGGAGATTCGTCAAACACAACA ATATTTGTTGGAGGGCTTGACCCTAATGTGACTGAAGAAGATCTTAGGCAACCTTTCTCTCAATATGGTGAAATAGTCTCTGTTAAAATACCTGTTGGAAAAGGATGCGGGTTTGTACAATTCGCCGGGAG GAACAATGCTGAGGAGGCATTGCAAAAGTTGAATGGGACTATAATTGGCAAGCAAACAGTGAGACTCTCTTGGGGACGCAATCCTACAAATAAGCAG TTTAGAGCAGATTATGGTAACCAATGGGGTGGAGCTTACTATGGAGGAGCGGTGTATGATGGCTATGGATATGCTTTTCCACCACCTCAAAACCCGGGTATATATACGGCTGCGTATGGAGTTTATCCATTCTATGGCAGTTACCAGCAACAAGTAAActga
- the LOC107940676 gene encoding polyadenylate-binding protein RBP47 isoform X2, with translation MQQNNGSDSQSPTQPSQEQNQRQQQPLQSHPQWVAMQYPTTAMVMQHQMMQPQHFVAPPPPPQHYMPYHHHHHQYQHHHGNAQHAQQQQGSNDGGENKTIWVGDLHHWMDENYLHSCFASIGEISSIKVIRNKQTGLSEGYGFVEFFSHATAEKVLQNYSGILMPNMEQPFRLNWATFSMGDKHSENGPDLSIFVGDLAADVTDSLLHETFASKYPSVKAVKVVIDANTGRSKGYGFVRFGDDTERSLAMTEMNGVYCSSRPMRIGAATPRKSSSYQQQYSLQGGYASNSASSQSDGDSSNTTIFVGGLDPNVTEEDLRQPFSQYGEIVSVKIPVGKGCGFVQFAGR, from the exons ATGCAACAAAACAACGGTTCGGATTCGCAATCACCAACACAACCTTCGCAGGAACAGAACCAGCGACAACAACAACCGCTACAATCGCATCCGCAGTGGGTGGCGATGCAGTATCCGACAACAGCTATGGTAATGCAGCATCAGATGATGCAACCGCAGCACTTTGTGGCGCCGCCACCTCCACCTCAGCACTACATGCCTTATCACCACCATCATCACCAATACCAGCACCACCATGGCAACGCGCAACACGCACAACAACAGCAAGGATCCAACGATGGCGGTGAGAACAAAACCATTTGGGTTGGTGATTTGCATCATTGGATGGACGAGAACTACCTTCATAGTTGTTTCGCTTCCATCGGCGAG ATTTCATCAATTAAGGTCATTCGCAATAAGCAGACTGGTCTGTCAGAAGGATATGGATTTGTGGAATTTTTTTCGCATGCAACAGCAGAGAAAGTTCTCCAAAATTATAGTGGCATTTTGATGCCTAATATGGAACAACCTTTCCGTCTGAACTGGGCAACTTTTAGCATGGGAGATAAGCACTCAGAAAATGGTCCTGATCTTTCTATTTTTGTAGGAGATTTAGCTGCAGATGTTACTGATAGCCTATTGCATGAAACCTTTGCTAGTAAATATCCTTCTGTTAAAGCTGTAAAAGTCGTAATTGATGCTAATACTGGTCGATCAAAGGGTTATGGTTTTGTGAGGTTTGGGGATGATACTGAGAGGTCACTTGCCATGACGGAAATGAATGGTGTATATTGTTCAAGCAGGCCTATGCGTATTGGTGCTGCAACTCCCAGGAAATCATCTAGCTATCAGCAACAGTATTCTTTACAAG GTGGTTATGCATCAAATAGTGCTTCATCCCAATCTGATGGAGATTCGTCAAACACAACA ATATTTGTTGGAGGGCTTGACCCTAATGTGACTGAAGAAGATCTTAGGCAACCTTTCTCTCAATATGGTGAAATAGTCTCTGTTAAAATACCTGTTGGAAAAGGATGCGGGTTTGTACAATTCGCCGGGAGGTAA
- the LOC107940688 gene encoding uroporphyrinogen-III synthase, chloroplastic isoform X3 — protein MALLSLSSLSPLAPPCPSFPLQLQTRISFSRARIGASSTSSPSTSQVIQHASSNPKVVVTRERGKNTKLIDALAEHGINCLELPLIQHLQGPDSDRLASVLSAETAFDWIVITSPEAGSVFLEAWKAAGTPNVRIGVVGAGTASIFENLKQSSKQSLHVAFAPSKATGKVLASELPMDGNKRCTVLYPASVKASNEIEGLSHRGFQVLRLNTYTTVPVDHVDHIVLEKAQSAPVVAVASPSAVRSWVNLISEPDSWSNAVACIGETTASAAKRLGLRNVYFPMQPGLDGWVGSILEALRAHDKF, from the exons ATGGCGTTACTTTCTCTCTCCTCTCTCAGTCCTCTCGCTCCGCCATGTCCGTCTTTTCCTTTGCAACTTCAAACGCGAATCTCTTTCTCTCGTGCCAGAATCGGAGCGTCTTCGACTTCGTCTCCGTCGACTTCGCAAGTGATTCAGCATGCTTCTTCGAATCCGAAAGTCGTCGTCACCAGGGAACGAGGCAAAAACACCAAGCTTATTGACGCTCTG GCCGAACATGGGATCAATTGCTTGGAACTTCCCCTTATTCAGCATTTACAAGGGCCTGACTCGGATAGGCTTGCTTCTGTTTTAAGTG CAGAAACGGCGTTTGACTGGATTGTCATAACTTCACCTGAAGCTGGTTCGGTCTTTCTTGAGGCATGGAA GGCAGCAGGAACACCAAATGTTAGGATTGGTGTTGTTGGAGCTGGTACTGCAAGTATATTTGAGAATCTAAAGCAATCATCAAAGCAATCACTTCATGTTGCATTTGCACCATCAAAAG CAACAGGCAAAGTTTTGGCTTCAGAGCTTCCAATGGATGGGAATAAGAGATGCACTGTCTTATATCCAGCTTCAGTGAAGGCTAGCAATGAGATTG AAGGCTTGTCTCATCGTGGATTTCAGGTTTTGAGGCTAAATACTTACACAACT GTACCTGTTGATCATGTTGACCATATTGTCTTGGAGAAGGCCCAATCTGCGCCGGTTGTTGCTGTTGCTTCACCTTCTGCGGTTCG ATCTTGGGTCAATCTCATTTCAGAGCCTGATTCTTGGAGCAATGCAGTGGCCTGTATTGGAGAGACAACTGCCTCCGCTGCAAAAAGATTAGGATTGAGAAATGTGTATTTCCCGATGCAGCCTGGACTTGATGG ATGGGTTGGTAGCATCCTTGAAGCCTTAAGGGCTCATGACAAATTTTAG
- the LOC107940688 gene encoding uroporphyrinogen-III synthase, chloroplastic isoform X4 — protein sequence MALLSLSSLSPLAPPCPSFPLQLQTRISFSRARIGASSTSSPSTSQVIQHASSNPKVVVTRERGKNTKLIDALAEHGINCLELPLIQHLQGPDSDRLASVLSETAFDWIVITSPEAGSVFLEAWKAAGTPNVRIGVVGAGTASIFENLKQSSKQSLHVAFAPSKATGKVLASELPMDGNKRCTVLYPASVKASNEIEGLSHRGFQVLRLNTYTTVPVDHVDHIVLEKAQSAPVVAVASPSAVRSWVNLISEPDSWSNAVACIGETTASAAKRLGLRNVYFPMQPGLDGWVGSILEALRAHDKF from the exons ATGGCGTTACTTTCTCTCTCCTCTCTCAGTCCTCTCGCTCCGCCATGTCCGTCTTTTCCTTTGCAACTTCAAACGCGAATCTCTTTCTCTCGTGCCAGAATCGGAGCGTCTTCGACTTCGTCTCCGTCGACTTCGCAAGTGATTCAGCATGCTTCTTCGAATCCGAAAGTCGTCGTCACCAGGGAACGAGGCAAAAACACCAAGCTTATTGACGCTCTG GCCGAACATGGGATCAATTGCTTGGAACTTCCCCTTATTCAGCATTTACAAGGGCCTGACTCGGATAGGCTTGCTTCTGTTTTAAGTG AAACGGCGTTTGACTGGATTGTCATAACTTCACCTGAAGCTGGTTCGGTCTTTCTTGAGGCATGGAA GGCAGCAGGAACACCAAATGTTAGGATTGGTGTTGTTGGAGCTGGTACTGCAAGTATATTTGAGAATCTAAAGCAATCATCAAAGCAATCACTTCATGTTGCATTTGCACCATCAAAAG CAACAGGCAAAGTTTTGGCTTCAGAGCTTCCAATGGATGGGAATAAGAGATGCACTGTCTTATATCCAGCTTCAGTGAAGGCTAGCAATGAGATTG AAGGCTTGTCTCATCGTGGATTTCAGGTTTTGAGGCTAAATACTTACACAACT GTACCTGTTGATCATGTTGACCATATTGTCTTGGAGAAGGCCCAATCTGCGCCGGTTGTTGCTGTTGCTTCACCTTCTGCGGTTCG ATCTTGGGTCAATCTCATTTCAGAGCCTGATTCTTGGAGCAATGCAGTGGCCTGTATTGGAGAGACAACTGCCTCCGCTGCAAAAAGATTAGGATTGAGAAATGTGTATTTCCCGATGCAGCCTGGACTTGATGG ATGGGTTGGTAGCATCCTTGAAGCCTTAAGGGCTCATGACAAATTTTAG
- the LOC107940688 gene encoding uroporphyrinogen-III synthase, chloroplastic isoform X1: protein MALLSLSSLSPLAPPCPSFPLQLQTRISFSRARIGASSTSSPSTSQVIQHASSNPKVVVTRERGKNTKLIDALAEHGINCLELPLIQHLQGPDSDRLASVLSAETAFDWIVITSPEAGSVFLEAWKAAGTPNVRIGVVGAGTASIFENLKQSSKQSLHVAFAPSKATGKVLASELPMDGNKRCTVLYPASVKASNEIEEGLSHRGFQVLRLNTYTTVPVDHVDHIVLEKAQSAPVVAVASPSAVRSWVNLISEPDSWSNAVACIGETTASAAKRLGLRNVYFPMQPGLDGWVGSILEALRAHDKF from the exons ATGGCGTTACTTTCTCTCTCCTCTCTCAGTCCTCTCGCTCCGCCATGTCCGTCTTTTCCTTTGCAACTTCAAACGCGAATCTCTTTCTCTCGTGCCAGAATCGGAGCGTCTTCGACTTCGTCTCCGTCGACTTCGCAAGTGATTCAGCATGCTTCTTCGAATCCGAAAGTCGTCGTCACCAGGGAACGAGGCAAAAACACCAAGCTTATTGACGCTCTG GCCGAACATGGGATCAATTGCTTGGAACTTCCCCTTATTCAGCATTTACAAGGGCCTGACTCGGATAGGCTTGCTTCTGTTTTAAGTG CAGAAACGGCGTTTGACTGGATTGTCATAACTTCACCTGAAGCTGGTTCGGTCTTTCTTGAGGCATGGAA GGCAGCAGGAACACCAAATGTTAGGATTGGTGTTGTTGGAGCTGGTACTGCAAGTATATTTGAGAATCTAAAGCAATCATCAAAGCAATCACTTCATGTTGCATTTGCACCATCAAAAG CAACAGGCAAAGTTTTGGCTTCAGAGCTTCCAATGGATGGGAATAAGAGATGCACTGTCTTATATCCAGCTTCAGTGAAGGCTAGCAATGAGATTG AAGAAGGCTTGTCTCATCGTGGATTTCAGGTTTTGAGGCTAAATACTTACACAACT GTACCTGTTGATCATGTTGACCATATTGTCTTGGAGAAGGCCCAATCTGCGCCGGTTGTTGCTGTTGCTTCACCTTCTGCGGTTCG ATCTTGGGTCAATCTCATTTCAGAGCCTGATTCTTGGAGCAATGCAGTGGCCTGTATTGGAGAGACAACTGCCTCCGCTGCAAAAAGATTAGGATTGAGAAATGTGTATTTCCCGATGCAGCCTGGACTTGATGG ATGGGTTGGTAGCATCCTTGAAGCCTTAAGGGCTCATGACAAATTTTAG